A stretch of the Streptomyces venezuelae genome encodes the following:
- a CDS encoding UBP-type zinc finger domain-containing protein, producing MDTICTHIDQIRPVRAGTEGCEECLALGDGWVHLRMCLSCGHVGCCDSSGNRHATRHFRLTGHPIAASHEPGEDWAWCYADQLMLDAA from the coding sequence ATGGACACCATCTGCACGCACATCGATCAGATACGTCCGGTGCGGGCGGGCACGGAGGGCTGCGAGGAGTGCCTGGCCCTCGGCGACGGCTGGGTGCACCTGCGGATGTGCCTGAGCTGCGGGCACGTCGGCTGCTGCGACTCCTCCGGGAACCGGCACGCCACCCGGCACTTCCGGCTCACCGGGCACCCCATCGCCGCCTCCCACGAGCCGGGCGAGGACTGGGCCTGGTGCTACGCCGACCAGCTGATGCTGGACGCGGCATGA
- a CDS encoding type 1 glutamine amidotransferase domain-containing protein, with the protein MSRKILVIVSEHGYWAEELIGPVSKFDERGYEVVFATPTGKRAHALPPSLDANYIDPPLGRSVTTEENARLGREFEQSSRLDSPLDIEAWVPERPYTSDEGYLRKLEQYHRDLDKLDADIAGYDAVLIVGGSGPIADLANNERVHALILAFKKAGKVVAAECYGVACLAFARDWSDRKSIIWGKHVTGHCKEYDYKDGTGFLGTDFNMGPPPYPLEYILRDATGPRGAYHGNFGKPVSVIVDFPFVTGRSTPDSYLTGQKIVEVLEDGLTRYGW; encoded by the coding sequence GTGAGCAGAAAGATTCTGGTCATTGTCTCCGAACACGGTTACTGGGCCGAAGAACTGATAGGGCCGGTATCGAAGTTCGACGAGCGGGGCTACGAGGTCGTATTCGCCACGCCGACCGGAAAGCGCGCGCACGCACTTCCGCCGAGCCTCGACGCGAACTACATCGACCCCCCGCTGGGCCGCTCGGTGACCACCGAGGAGAACGCCCGGCTGGGACGCGAGTTCGAGCAGTCGAGCCGGCTGGACTCGCCGCTCGACATCGAGGCCTGGGTGCCCGAGCGCCCGTACACGAGCGACGAGGGCTACCTGCGCAAGCTGGAGCAGTACCACCGTGATCTCGACAAACTAGACGCGGACATCGCCGGCTACGACGCGGTCCTCATCGTGGGCGGCAGCGGCCCGATCGCCGACCTCGCCAACAACGAGCGGGTGCACGCCCTGATCCTCGCCTTCAAGAAGGCCGGCAAGGTGGTCGCCGCCGAGTGCTACGGCGTGGCCTGCCTGGCCTTCGCCCGGGACTGGAGCGACCGCAAGAGCATCATCTGGGGCAAGCACGTCACCGGCCACTGCAAGGAATACGACTACAAGGACGGCACCGGGTTCCTCGGTACCGACTTCAACATGGGCCCGCCCCCGTATCCGCTGGAGTACATCCTGCGCGATGCCACCGGCCCGCGCGGCGCGTACCACGGCAATTTCGGAAAGCCCGTCTCGGTGATCGTCGACTTCCCGTTCGTCACCGGGCGTTCGACCCCCGACTCGTATCTCACGGGTCAGAAGATCGTGGAAGTCCTGGAGGACGGTCTCACCCGCTACGGGTGGTAG
- a CDS encoding thiamine pyrophosphate-binding protein — protein sequence MGATPGRERLIEQFKADGLKVMFGNPGTVEQGFLDAVDAAQDFQYILALQETVAAGIADGYARATGGAALLQLHSGVGLGNGIGMLYQSLRGHTPLVVVAGDAGVRYDAMDAQMAADLVAMARPVTKYATRVTDPNSVLRTVRRAVKIALTPPRGPVFVALPMDVLDELNSEPVLPATVPLTDVAPSPASVGQAARLLASAERPVVLIGDGVSLSGAQRELAAVAELLGADVYEVDSSEVNIPASHPLRRGQTGHMFGPHSKELIADADGVLIVGTYVFPEVFPELASPFREGARIVHIDLNAYEIAKNHPVDLGLAADPRQALRALAGVLERELSPQQRAAAAARLEVRTRERAREALAAPEDGTPMAVFLRTLAERTGGDLIVFDEALTTSPLVTRYLPAERPGDYHLTRGGSLGVGFPGAVGAKLARPDRLVVGFAGDGGSMYTPQALWTAARHGIDAKFVVCNNRKYRLLDDNIAQYWRERDIAAHEFPGSFDLSHPEIDFAGLARSLGAGGMRVEKPDEAVAAVGRMIAHPGPFLVDIQI from the coding sequence ATGGGAGCCACTCCCGGACGGGAAAGGCTGATCGAGCAGTTCAAGGCCGACGGCCTGAAGGTGATGTTCGGCAATCCCGGCACCGTGGAACAGGGATTCCTCGACGCGGTCGACGCGGCGCAGGACTTCCAGTACATCCTCGCCCTCCAGGAGACGGTGGCCGCCGGCATCGCCGACGGCTACGCCCGGGCCACCGGCGGTGCCGCCCTGCTCCAGCTGCACTCCGGTGTCGGTCTGGGGAACGGCATCGGCATGCTCTACCAGTCGCTCCGCGGCCACACCCCGCTGGTGGTGGTCGCGGGCGACGCCGGGGTCCGGTACGACGCCATGGACGCCCAGATGGCCGCCGACCTGGTGGCCATGGCCCGCCCGGTCACCAAGTACGCGACCCGGGTCACCGACCCGAACTCGGTGCTGCGCACCGTCCGGCGGGCCGTGAAGATCGCCCTCACCCCGCCGCGCGGCCCGGTGTTCGTGGCCCTGCCCATGGACGTCCTGGACGAGCTCAACTCCGAGCCCGTGCTGCCCGCCACCGTGCCGCTCACCGATGTGGCCCCCTCCCCGGCCTCGGTGGGGCAGGCCGCCCGGCTGCTTGCCTCCGCGGAGCGGCCGGTCGTCCTGATCGGCGACGGGGTCTCGCTCTCCGGAGCGCAGCGCGAACTCGCCGCCGTGGCCGAGCTGCTCGGCGCCGACGTCTACGAGGTCGACTCCTCCGAGGTCAACATCCCGGCCTCGCACCCGCTGCGGCGCGGCCAGACCGGCCACATGTTCGGCCCGCACAGCAAGGAGCTCATCGCGGACGCGGACGGGGTGCTCATCGTCGGCACCTATGTGTTCCCCGAGGTCTTCCCGGAACTGGCGAGCCCGTTCCGGGAGGGCGCCCGGATCGTCCACATCGACCTCAACGCCTACGAGATCGCCAAGAACCACCCCGTGGACCTGGGCCTGGCCGCCGACCCCCGGCAGGCGCTGCGCGCCCTGGCCGGCGTACTGGAACGGGAGCTGTCCCCGCAGCAGCGGGCCGCCGCGGCGGCCCGGCTGGAGGTACGCACCCGGGAGCGGGCCCGCGAGGCCCTGGCCGCGCCGGAGGACGGCACGCCGATGGCCGTGTTCCTGCGCACCCTGGCCGAGCGGACCGGCGGCGACCTGATCGTCTTCGACGAGGCGCTCACCACCTCGCCGCTGGTCACCCGGTACCTGCCGGCCGAGCGGCCCGGGGACTACCACCTCACCCGGGGCGGCTCCCTCGGCGTCGGCTTCCCGGGCGCGGTCGGGGCCAAACTGGCCCGGCCGGACCGGCTGGTCGTCGGGTTCGCCGGCGACGGCGGGTCCATGTACACCCCTCAGGCGCTGTGGACCGCCGCCCGGCACGGCATCGACGCCAAGTTCGTCGTCTGCAACAACCGCAAGTACCGGCTGCTCGACGACAACATCGCGCAGTACTGGCGGGAACGGGACATCGCCGCACACGAGTTCCCCGGCTCCTTCGACCTCTCCCATCCCGAGATCGACTTCGCCGGGCTGGCGCGGTCCCTGGGGGCCGGCGGGATGCGCGTGGAGAAGCCGGACGAGGCCGTGGCGGCGGTGGGCCGGATGATCGCGCACCCCGGCCCGTTCCTCGTCGACATCCAGATCTGA
- a CDS encoding nuclear transport factor 2 family protein — MPAERLTESAIRSFAEKWYVALDQHIPLDQVLAFITGDLEFRVPEDTFTGHRGFGRWYEAVTHRFFDEVHTVTKVEPVIEDGGDRATVRVLVNWQAKIWDPPAARSQWLGFDADQTWTVVSGPDGPQIKTYEVNELAPMPGSGSL; from the coding sequence ATGCCCGCCGAGCGGCTGACCGAATCCGCGATCCGCAGCTTCGCCGAGAAGTGGTACGTGGCTCTGGACCAGCACATCCCGCTGGACCAGGTGCTGGCCTTCATCACCGGTGACCTGGAGTTCCGGGTCCCCGAGGACACCTTCACCGGCCACCGGGGCTTCGGCCGCTGGTACGAGGCCGTCACCCACCGCTTCTTCGACGAGGTGCACACCGTCACCAAGGTGGAGCCGGTCATCGAGGACGGCGGAGACCGCGCCACCGTCCGGGTGCTGGTCAACTGGCAGGCCAAGATCTGGGACCCGCCGGCCGCACGCAGCCAGTGGCTCGGCTTCGACGCCGACCAGACCTGGACCGTCGTATCCGGCCCGGACGGACCGCAGATCAAGACCTATGAGGTCAACGAACTGGCCCCGATGCCCGGTTCGGGCTCGCTCTGA
- a CDS encoding nuclear transport factor 2 family protein: MTEVTRERVQAAYRALGSGDRDRILEYYAEDLRWLVPGNHPLAGWYESLDAFLELMGQTHKLTGGTFRMDLEAVLTGDNCSADVCRNVARRAGAGEAGASGHERMDYQVFHFMRWRDGRIVEGRDGLFGDTATAFSQFWAPFGPDGIRRDR, from the coding sequence ATGACCGAGGTGACACGGGAGCGGGTGCAGGCCGCCTACCGGGCGCTGGGCTCCGGGGACCGGGACCGGATCCTCGAGTACTACGCGGAGGACCTGCGCTGGCTGGTCCCCGGGAACCATCCGCTGGCCGGCTGGTACGAGAGCCTGGACGCCTTCCTGGAACTGATGGGGCAGACCCACAAGCTCACCGGCGGCACCTTCCGGATGGACCTGGAGGCCGTGCTGACCGGCGACAACTGCTCCGCCGACGTGTGCCGCAACGTCGCCCGGCGGGCGGGCGCGGGCGAGGCGGGAGCGTCCGGCCACGAGCGGATGGACTACCAGGTCTTCCACTTCATGCGCTGGCGCGACGGCCGGATCGTCGAGGGCCGCGACGGCCTGTTCGGCGACACGGCCACCGCCTTCAGCCAGTTCTGGGCGCCGTTCGGCCCGGACGGCATCCGCAGGGACCGATGA
- a CDS encoding nuclear transport factor 2 family protein, with the protein MDARQILTEYYQYANAGDWDRWCDLFAEDQVMDEQLAGHIEGLDTLRSMMKGMGDMYRVFQNRPVHFIVDSDGEKAAAVSHLSAVSASGEAIEAEVMNFFRIADGKIAYMANYHDTVPFQVLSQG; encoded by the coding sequence ATGGACGCGCGTCAGATCCTGACCGAGTACTACCAGTACGCGAATGCCGGGGACTGGGACCGCTGGTGCGACCTGTTCGCCGAGGACCAGGTCATGGACGAGCAGCTGGCCGGCCATATCGAGGGCCTGGACACCCTGCGCTCGATGATGAAGGGCATGGGGGACATGTACCGGGTCTTCCAGAACCGCCCCGTCCACTTCATCGTGGACAGCGACGGCGAGAAGGCCGCGGCGGTCTCCCACCTCAGCGCCGTCAGCGCCTCCGGCGAGGCCATCGAGGCCGAGGTGATGAACTTCTTCCGGATCGCCGACGGAAAGATCGCCTACATGGCGAACTACCACGACACGGTCCCCTTCCAGGTCCTGAGCCAGGGCTGA
- a CDS encoding GMC family oxidoreductase, with amino-acid sequence MAARVSAAEYDYVIVGSGTAGSVLAHRLSEDPEVSVLVLEAGGNRIPPEVDDPSSWYKLLGGPVDWGYTSIPQPGLAGRRTYEPRGKAPGGSSNLYIMMHIRGHASDFDNWAYQGAAGWGYEDVLPYFALLEAQEDATAATTGTQGPQRITHAGRHSPNPVSRAFIDAAVELGHQEIADFNTDGPRRGLFGTGWHHIDVADGRRQGTLAAYLEPALTRPNLTLRTGAQTTRLLFDGDTCTGAEYVQTAPPADFPGRTVADAAGTTGEPGTYTVRARREVIVAAGAIESPKLLLLSGIGSPDRLREHGIAVTAAVPGVGENFHNHVLTGLMAEVTQQLPAPAQNLSESALFLSSQPGLPAPDLQIAFVHVPFDVIVGQNHPNTVSILPGVVRPVSRGWIRLASADPLAHPLIHPNYLGDRWDLERMVQGVKLAREIFATSAFSPWYKQELQPGPGTVTDEELRTFARQKSESYHHQAGSCRMGIDDLSVVDPQLRVHGVRNLRVVDASVMPAVPSGNCHTAIAMIAERAADFLKGVTRV; translated from the coding sequence ATGGCAGCCCGTGTGAGCGCCGCCGAGTACGACTACGTCATCGTCGGATCCGGCACCGCCGGCAGCGTCCTGGCCCACCGGCTCTCCGAGGACCCGGAGGTCTCCGTCCTCGTCCTGGAGGCCGGCGGCAACCGCATCCCGCCCGAGGTGGACGACCCGTCCTCCTGGTACAAGCTGCTCGGCGGGCCCGTCGACTGGGGCTACACCAGCATCCCGCAGCCCGGGCTGGCCGGCCGCCGCACCTACGAACCGCGCGGCAAGGCCCCCGGCGGCAGCAGCAACCTCTACATCATGATGCACATCCGCGGCCATGCCTCGGACTTCGACAACTGGGCCTACCAGGGCGCGGCGGGCTGGGGATACGAGGACGTGCTCCCGTACTTCGCGCTGCTGGAGGCCCAGGAGGACGCCACCGCCGCCACCACCGGCACCCAGGGCCCGCAGCGCATCACCCACGCCGGCCGGCACAGCCCCAACCCGGTCTCCCGCGCCTTCATCGACGCCGCCGTCGAACTGGGCCACCAGGAGATCGCCGACTTCAACACCGACGGGCCGCGCCGCGGCCTGTTCGGCACCGGCTGGCACCACATCGACGTGGCCGACGGCCGCCGCCAGGGCACCCTGGCCGCCTATCTGGAACCGGCCCTGACCCGGCCCAACCTGACCCTGCGCACCGGCGCGCAGACCACCCGGCTGCTGTTCGACGGGGACACCTGCACCGGCGCCGAGTACGTACAGACCGCCCCGCCCGCCGACTTCCCGGGCCGGACCGTGGCCGACGCCGCCGGCACCACCGGGGAGCCCGGCACGTACACCGTCCGGGCCCGCCGCGAGGTGATCGTCGCGGCCGGTGCCATCGAATCGCCGAAGCTGCTGCTGCTCTCCGGCATCGGCTCCCCGGACCGGCTGCGCGAACACGGCATCGCGGTCACCGCGGCCGTGCCGGGCGTCGGCGAGAACTTCCACAACCATGTGCTGACCGGACTGATGGCCGAGGTCACCCAGCAACTCCCGGCGCCCGCGCAGAACCTTTCCGAGAGCGCTCTATTCCTGTCCTCGCAGCCCGGCCTGCCCGCCCCGGACCTGCAGATCGCCTTCGTCCACGTGCCCTTCGACGTGATCGTCGGCCAGAACCACCCCAACACGGTGTCCATCCTGCCGGGCGTGGTCCGGCCGGTCTCCCGCGGCTGGATCCGGCTGGCCAGCGCCGACCCGCTGGCCCACCCGCTGATCCACCCGAACTACCTGGGCGACCGCTGGGACCTGGAGCGGATGGTGCAGGGCGTCAAACTGGCCCGGGAGATCTTCGCGACCTCCGCCTTCTCGCCCTGGTACAAGCAGGAACTCCAGCCGGGGCCGGGCACGGTCACCGACGAGGAGCTCCGCACCTTCGCGCGGCAGAAGTCCGAGAGCTACCACCACCAGGCCGGCTCCTGCCGGATGGGCATCGACGACCTCTCCGTGGTCGACCCGCAGCTGCGGGTGCACGGCGTACGCAACCTGCGGGTGGTGGACGCGAGCGTGATGCCCGCGGTGCCGTCCGGCAACTGCCACACCGCCATCGCGATGATCGCCGAGCGCGCGGCGGACTTCCTGAAGGGGGTGACCCGTGTCTGA
- a CDS encoding DJ-1/PfpI family protein produces MSDAVLREGALTGTRIAVLVESDFYEPEIFYYQRRFAEEGAEVDFLTRLWGNDSITFSGHEYRAPFTADQSLEGLSDQALRQYSALIVPSGMVADRLRYTEDVDVLAPATELLRRAFEEPTVLKGIICHGMWLASSIPGKVRGRKVVCHNNLIGDVRNMGAQYVDEDVVVDGDLVTGRTGAHHHLFARRIIDLIASPSYRRGDPQRGRGAG; encoded by the coding sequence GTGTCTGATGCCGTCCTGCGCGAGGGCGCACTCACCGGGACCCGGATCGCGGTCCTGGTCGAGAGCGACTTCTACGAACCGGAGATCTTCTACTACCAGCGCCGGTTCGCCGAGGAGGGCGCCGAGGTCGACTTCCTGACCCGGCTGTGGGGCAACGACTCCATCACCTTCTCCGGGCACGAGTACCGGGCGCCGTTCACCGCGGACCAGTCCCTGGAGGGGCTGAGCGACCAGGCGCTGCGCCAGTACTCGGCGCTGATCGTGCCCTCCGGGATGGTCGCCGACCGGCTCCGCTACACCGAGGACGTGGACGTGCTCGCGCCCGCGACCGAACTGCTGCGCCGGGCCTTCGAGGAGCCGACCGTCCTCAAGGGGATCATCTGCCACGGCATGTGGCTGGCCTCCTCCATCCCGGGCAAGGTCCGGGGCCGCAAGGTGGTCTGCCACAACAACCTCATCGGCGACGTCCGCAACATGGGCGCGCAGTACGTGGACGAGGACGTGGTGGTCGACGGCGACCTGGTCACCGGACGCACCGGGGCCCACCACCACCTGTTCGCCCGCCGGATCATCGACCTGATCGCATCCCCCAGCTACCGCCGGGGGGACCCCCAGCGGGGCCGGGGGGCCGGCTGA